A genomic window from Ruminiclostridium cellulolyticum H10 includes:
- a CDS encoding sporulation peptidase YabG yields the protein MREIEIGSLVYRKSYEKDVLFRVCDIKNCDGRKIIILKGVDVRLIADAEEDDLDIIDVHEDEQHKVM from the coding sequence ATGAGGGAGATTGAAATAGGAAGCCTAGTATATAGAAAATCTTATGAGAAGGATGTCCTTTTTAGGGTATGTGACATCAAAAACTGTGATGGTAGAAAAATAATTATTCTTAAAGGTGTAGATGTTAGATTAATTGCTGATGCAGAGGAAGATGATCTGGATATTATAGATGTACATGAGGATGAACAGCATAAGGTTATGTAA
- a CDS encoding formate--tetrahydrofolate ligase encodes MQTDIQIAQRCKMHHIADIAKNLGIDTEDIEFYGNYKAKLSDKLWDKVKNKKDGKLVLVTAINPTPAGEGKTTTTVGLGQAMARIGKNAVIALREPSMGPVMGIKGGAAGGGYAQVVPMEDINLHFTGDMHAITAANNLLSAAIDNHLQQGNMLNIDSRQIVWKRCMDMNDRALRNVIVGLGGKINGVPREDGFNITVASEIMAILCLALDIKDLKKRLGRIIIGYTYEGKPVTAHDLKVDGAMTLLLKDAIKPNLVQTLEGTPALMHGGPFANIAHGCNSISATKLALKLSDYVITEAGFGADLGAEKFFDIKCRFAGFKPDAVVLVATIRALKYNGGVRKEDLKEENIDALSKGFANAEKHIENLKQFGVPVMVAINHFDTDTEAEIKLIQEKCSSLGVEVAFSDVFLKGGEGGIELAEKLVALTDSTVSNFAPIYDEKLPIKEKVQQIVSKIYGGRNVIYNAAAEKSIAKIEEMGLDRLPICMAKTQYSLSDNPALLGRPQDFDVTVKEVRISAGAGFLVVLTGDIMTMPGLPKVPAAERIDINESGVITGLF; translated from the coding sequence TTGCAAACTGATATACAAATTGCTCAGAGATGTAAAATGCATCATATTGCAGATATAGCAAAAAATCTCGGTATTGACACCGAAGATATTGAGTTTTATGGTAATTATAAAGCCAAGTTATCAGATAAGCTTTGGGATAAGGTTAAGAATAAAAAGGATGGCAAGCTGGTTCTTGTAACCGCTATAAACCCTACTCCGGCAGGAGAAGGAAAAACCACAACCACTGTGGGTCTTGGACAAGCTATGGCAAGGATAGGTAAAAATGCAGTTATAGCTTTGAGAGAACCATCAATGGGTCCGGTAATGGGTATTAAGGGAGGAGCTGCTGGAGGAGGTTACGCACAGGTTGTTCCCATGGAAGACATAAACCTCCACTTTACTGGAGATATGCATGCAATAACTGCGGCAAATAATTTGCTTTCAGCTGCTATAGACAACCATCTTCAGCAAGGAAATATGTTGAATATTGATTCCCGTCAAATTGTCTGGAAGCGTTGCATGGATATGAACGACAGGGCATTAAGAAACGTAATTGTAGGACTCGGGGGAAAAATAAACGGTGTCCCAAGAGAAGACGGTTTTAACATTACCGTCGCTTCTGAAATAATGGCAATTCTCTGTCTGGCACTTGATATTAAAGATCTCAAGAAAAGGCTTGGACGTATAATTATTGGCTATACTTACGAAGGCAAACCTGTAACAGCCCATGACTTAAAGGTTGATGGTGCAATGACACTGCTACTGAAGGATGCTATTAAGCCTAACCTTGTACAAACACTTGAAGGAACCCCTGCTTTAATGCACGGCGGACCTTTTGCAAATATAGCTCACGGTTGTAATAGTATTTCAGCAACAAAACTTGCACTGAAACTGAGTGACTACGTTATTACCGAAGCAGGCTTTGGTGCAGACCTTGGTGCAGAGAAGTTTTTTGATATTAAGTGTAGATTTGCAGGATTCAAGCCGGATGCAGTTGTTCTTGTTGCTACAATAAGGGCTCTAAAATATAACGGCGGTGTAAGAAAAGAAGACCTGAAAGAAGAGAATATTGACGCTTTATCCAAGGGCTTTGCAAATGCAGAGAAGCATATCGAAAATCTGAAACAGTTTGGTGTACCTGTTATGGTTGCCATTAATCATTTTGATACCGATACCGAGGCTGAAATAAAGCTGATTCAGGAAAAATGTAGTTCTCTAGGTGTCGAGGTCGCCTTTTCAGATGTATTTTTAAAAGGCGGTGAAGGCGGAATAGAGCTGGCAGAAAAGCTTGTGGCACTAACAGATTCTACTGTTTCAAATTTTGCACCTATATATGATGAAAAACTCCCCATAAAGGAAAAAGTTCAACAAATAGTTTCAAAGATTTACGGAGGCAGAAACGTTATTTATAATGCGGCCGCAGAAAAGTCTATTGCTAAGATAGAAGAAATGGGACTGGACAGACTTCCTATTTGTATGGCAAAAACTCAGTATTCTCTATCTGATAATCCTGCACTTCTTGGGAGACCCCAAGACTTTGACGTAACAGTAAAGGAAGTTCGGATTTCTGCAGGAGCCGGGTTTTTAGTAGTACTTACCGGAGATATTATGACAATGCCCGGTCTGCCAAAGGTACCGGCAGCAGAAAGAATTGATATAAATGAATCGGGTGTTATTACTGGACTATTTTAA
- a CDS encoding CotS family spore coat protein, whose amino-acid sequence MNEFERELQLNYNLKIKSLTNFRDMFLADTDIGKKLIKIASVKRERINFIGEVKEHLFNNGFIHIDRNIPTVKGDYSIQFNEQTVYITDYIEGRECNLESKEETIGCAGLLAKMHRASYGFVCSENSLGRSELGRLPGSYRKRLDEIKKLRKNAQKGRMKFDNLVSKNIDYFYEVGEQALDLLLISDYYGLVEEAQKNRTISHHDFNHHNIYIQNNEMFLINFEHCCYDLKVYDLINLLRRKMRKCNWDINEAVIILNEYSRYEALSGSDMVLMKIMLMFPQKFWRVINKYYNSRKSWSEQSYLLRIQEVIDEAQCHRVFLEKFSAL is encoded by the coding sequence ATGAACGAATTTGAAAGGGAATTACAACTTAACTACAATCTAAAAATAAAAAGTTTAACTAATTTCAGAGATATGTTTCTGGCAGATACGGATATAGGCAAGAAACTTATAAAAATAGCATCGGTTAAACGGGAAAGAATCAATTTTATAGGGGAAGTAAAAGAGCATTTATTCAATAACGGTTTTATACATATAGATAGAAATATCCCGACCGTTAAAGGTGATTACAGTATTCAGTTTAATGAACAAACGGTTTACATAACTGATTATATAGAAGGAAGGGAATGTAACCTTGAAAGTAAAGAAGAGACAATAGGGTGTGCAGGACTTCTTGCTAAAATGCATAGGGCCTCGTACGGGTTTGTATGCTCTGAAAACAGTCTTGGAAGAAGTGAGCTGGGAAGACTGCCGGGAAGCTATAGAAAACGTTTAGATGAGATTAAGAAGCTCAGAAAGAACGCACAAAAGGGGAGAATGAAATTTGACAATCTGGTATCAAAAAATATTGATTATTTTTATGAGGTTGGGGAACAAGCACTAGACTTACTTCTTATATCAGATTATTACGGTCTTGTTGAAGAGGCTCAGAAAAATAGGACAATTTCTCACCATGATTTCAATCATCATAATATTTATATTCAGAATAATGAAATGTTTCTCATTAATTTCGAACACTGCTGTTACGACTTAAAGGTTTATGACCTGATAAACCTTCTTAGGAGAAAAATGCGTAAATGTAACTGGGATATCAATGAAGCCGTAATTATACTAAATGAATACAGCCGTTATGAAGCACTAAGCGGAAGTGATATGGTTCTTATGAAAATCATGCTGATGTTTCCTCAGAAGTTCTGGAGAGTAATAAATAAATATTATAACAGCAGGAAAAGCTGGTCGGAACAAAGTTATCTGCTTAGAATACAGGAAGTTATCGATGAGGCACAGTGCCACAGAGTATTTCTGGAGAAATTTAGTGCTTTGTAA
- a CDS encoding Veg family protein, which yields MIDKGELFQIKRDIEGCVGEKVQLTANKGRKKSFIREGVLENTYPSIFVVKFENEYDNTRRVSYSYTDILTKAVELVVCKDDKKIQVC from the coding sequence ATGATAGACAAAGGAGAGCTTTTTCAGATAAAAAGAGATATCGAAGGCTGTGTTGGTGAAAAGGTACAGCTCACAGCAAACAAAGGACGTAAAAAATCTTTTATACGTGAAGGCGTCTTGGAAAATACTTACCCAAGTATTTTCGTAGTAAAGTTTGAAAACGAGTATGATAATACCAGAAGAGTTTCATATAGCTACACAGATATATTGACAAAAGCTGTTGAACTAGTTGTATGTAAAGATGATAAAAAGATTCAGGTATGTTAA